A DNA window from Desulfobacterales bacterium contains the following coding sequences:
- a CDS encoding YbaK/EbsC family protein → MTAKLKSSAKKVQAALKAHNLSCEVVQMKDTTRSAADAARAVGCEVGQIVKSLIFEGENSHQPILVTTSGANRVNEQAIANNVSEPVKMATPDYVRQMTGFAIGGVPPVGHDRPLKIFIDEDLLQYDEIWAAAGTPHAVFKLTPGDLKTITAGTVISVK, encoded by the coding sequence ATGACCGCAAAACTAAAATCCAGTGCCAAAAAAGTGCAGGCGGCGTTAAAAGCCCACAATCTGAGCTGTGAAGTGGTTCAAATGAAAGACACTACGCGAAGCGCGGCGGATGCGGCCCGGGCCGTCGGATGTGAGGTGGGGCAAATCGTAAAATCGCTCATATTCGAGGGTGAGAACTCCCATCAGCCCATTTTGGTGACCACCAGTGGCGCCAACCGGGTCAATGAGCAGGCCATCGCGAACAATGTCTCCGAGCCCGTCAAAATGGCCACGCCTGATTACGTTCGCCAGATGACCGGTTTTGCCATTGGTGGGGTTCCGCCGGTCGGCCATGACCGCCCGCTCAAGATTTTCATTGACGAAGATCTGTTGCAGTACGATGAAATCTGGGCGGCTGCCGGAACACCTCACGCTGTGTTCAAGCTAACCCCCGGCGATCTCAAAACCATCACCGCCGGCACCGTCATTTCTGTTAAGTAG
- a CDS encoding ABC transporter ATP-binding protein: protein MHPDYGYFEETQLGKPYDLKLMRRLLPFVRAYRHLILYSILLVLGITALDLALPYVTKVAIDRYIVPQAAPMRTTPSQTDGTRARYLKADLTDAVQREIVQKYSALFQLQGQTALIPIDALGQLEKSDLKALRQNDVAGLGKMALIFLAIVFFNFILNFSQKMIMEYCGHMIMHDLRMKLFTHVQNLAIEFFTRNPVGRLVTRLTNDVQNMHELFTSVISLVFKDIFLLIGIATIMLALNWKLALATFTVLPIVVYASAVFSVKARDVFRTLRIKLAEINTRFAETIEGIGVIQLFVQESKNYQKFRQLNHENYMAGMRQIHVLAIFMPIIELMGVIAIAVVIFYGGGRVLEESLSLGTLVAFLSYIKMFFRPIRDLAEKYNILQNAMSSAERILLILDTQNTLPKDRVRPDAAGLDRIHEVRLDAVSFSYISDEKVLKNISLQIKAGDTVAVVGPTGAGKTSLVNLIPRFYDPTAGRILINNVDIVELDPTEFRHKMALVMQEPFLFSGTIRENIFDNTHRLTDEQMQEVIEAANCTRLIQRLPDGLDTVLSGGGISLSSGERQLISIARAFARNPQLILFDEATSYIDSQTELWIQQALEKLMKGRTALVVAHRLSTVRHADRIIVMNRGRIVETGTHAELMARQGFYFQLNQLHS from the coding sequence ATGCATCCTGATTACGGATATTTTGAGGAAACACAGCTGGGCAAACCCTATGACCTCAAACTGATGAGAAGATTGTTGCCGTTTGTGCGGGCTTACCGGCACCTCATCCTCTACTCCATTTTGCTGGTATTGGGCATAACCGCCTTGGATTTGGCACTGCCTTATGTGACCAAAGTCGCCATTGACCGCTATATCGTTCCGCAAGCAGCCCCGATGAGAACAACCCCATCGCAGACCGACGGGACCCGCGCCCGCTATTTGAAGGCTGATCTAACGGATGCCGTTCAGAGGGAGATCGTTCAAAAATACAGCGCCTTGTTCCAACTGCAGGGCCAAACGGCCCTGATTCCGATCGATGCTTTGGGACAGCTCGAGAAATCCGATCTGAAAGCATTGCGTCAAAATGATGTGGCCGGTCTGGGTAAAATGGCGCTCATCTTTCTGGCCATCGTCTTTTTTAATTTCATTCTCAACTTTAGCCAGAAAATGATCATGGAATATTGCGGTCACATGATCATGCACGATCTAAGGATGAAGCTCTTTACGCATGTACAAAACCTGGCGATTGAATTTTTCACACGCAATCCGGTAGGTCGTTTGGTCACCCGATTGACAAATGATGTCCAGAACATGCATGAATTATTTACCTCGGTCATTTCACTGGTGTTTAAGGACATCTTTTTGCTGATCGGTATTGCCACCATTATGCTGGCCCTCAATTGGAAGCTTGCCCTAGCAACGTTTACGGTCCTGCCCATCGTGGTTTACGCTTCGGCCGTATTTTCCGTAAAAGCCCGGGACGTTTTCCGGACGCTGCGCATCAAATTGGCTGAGATCAACACTCGTTTTGCAGAAACCATCGAAGGTATTGGTGTGATTCAGCTGTTTGTCCAGGAATCAAAAAACTACCAAAAGTTCAGACAGCTAAATCACGAAAATTATATGGCCGGTATGCGCCAAATCCATGTCCTGGCCATCTTTATGCCCATCATTGAACTGATGGGGGTAATCGCCATCGCCGTGGTGATTTTCTATGGCGGCGGTCGGGTGCTGGAAGAATCGCTAAGTTTAGGGACCCTGGTAGCTTTTTTATCCTATATCAAAATGTTTTTCAGACCGATTCGGGATCTGGCTGAAAAATATAATATTCTGCAAAATGCGATGTCCTCGGCTGAACGGATATTGTTGATCTTGGACACGCAAAACACCCTGCCAAAAGATCGTGTTCGGCCGGATGCAGCGGGTCTGGATCGCATCCATGAAGTGCGACTGGATGCGGTTTCCTTTAGCTATATCAGTGATGAAAAAGTGCTTAAAAACATCTCTTTGCAAATTAAAGCTGGTGACACGGTGGCGGTGGTCGGCCCGACAGGTGCCGGTAAAACATCACTGGTGAACCTGATTCCCAGGTTTTACGATCCCACTGCCGGCCGTATACTGATCAACAATGTCGATATCGTAGAATTGGATCCAACTGAGTTTCGCCACAAGATGGCTCTGGTGATGCAAGAGCCGTTTCTGTTTAGCGGCACCATCCGCGAAAATATATTTGACAATACCCATCGCTTAACCGATGAGCAAATGCAGGAGGTCATTGAAGCGGCCAACTGCACCCGCCTGATTCAAAGATTACCTGACGGACTGGACACCGTCCTTTCTGGAGGGGGAATTTCCCTTTCGAGCGGCGAGCGGCAGCTGATATCGATTGCGCGGGCATTTGCCAGAAATCCGCAGCTGATATTATTCGACGAAGCCACCTCTTACATTGATTCGCAAACTGAGCTATGGATTCAACAGGCCCTTGAAAAATTGATGAAGGGCAGGACCGCATTGGTAGTAGCCCATCGCTTGTCAACCGTGCGCCACGCCGACCGAATCATCGTCATGAACAGAGGCCGTATCGTTGAAACCGGAACGCATGCAGAATTAATGGCCCGACAAGGGTTCTATTTTCAACTCAATCAGCTGCACAGCTAA
- a CDS encoding bacterioferritin gives MAKVSKEKRTKKVIEVLNKARAMELQAIHQYMNQHYNLDDLDYGELAAKVKLIAIDEMRHAEHFAERIKELGGEPVAGHDGSVKKGQAVEGIFPFDANLEDDTIDVYNQFLLVCRENGDSVSMKLFEEIIEEEQAHYNYFDSVDHHIKKLGDTYLAKIAGTPSSTGLGPSGFAVSEDG, from the coding sequence ATGGCAAAAGTTTCTAAAGAGAAAAGAACCAAAAAAGTCATTGAGGTGTTGAACAAGGCCCGTGCCATGGAGTTGCAAGCGATACATCAGTACATGAACCAACATTATAACCTGGACGACCTCGACTATGGAGAGCTGGCGGCAAAAGTAAAGCTGATTGCCATCGATGAAATGCGACACGCCGAGCATTTTGCCGAGCGGATTAAAGAGCTGGGCGGCGAACCCGTTGCAGGGCATGACGGCAGCGTTAAAAAAGGTCAGGCGGTCGAAGGTATTTTCCCATTTGACGCCAATCTGGAGGATGACACCATTGATGTGTATAATCAGTTCCTTCTGGTTTGTCGCGAAAATGGAGACAGCGTCAGTATGAAGTTATTTGAAGAAATCATTGAGGAAGAGCAGGCCCATTATAATTATTTTGATAGTGTTGACCATCATATCAAAAAACTGGGAGATACGTATCTTGCTAAAATTGCCGGGACACCATCATCCACAGGGCTGGGACCCAGTGGATTTGCTGTATCCGAAGACGGATAA
- a CDS encoding HDOD domain-containing protein gives MTNRKIYRIALKVEAFPGMPTTAAKLLPLLDNADSTASEIESILKYDPGLTANILKLTNSAYFGIPTRISSVKQAIVLLGWKRLLQVVTTICMSPLMNKTIPGYDLPRGALWQHSVAVSVAAEILVKELKIPDADEVFTAALLHDVGKLILGGFVKEDLQNIEDMVTKGIAFDVAESMVLGTNHAEIGGQILDKWSFPSDLVSAVQWHHDPESCEEHCNLSDIVHVANTMGIMTGFGKIDQDLALEHFGPVADRLGLAPENLEKMAQQTATYVKKLMTTWN, from the coding sequence GTGACAAACCGAAAGATTTACCGCATTGCACTGAAAGTTGAAGCTTTCCCAGGCATGCCAACCACGGCAGCCAAACTGCTTCCCCTTCTGGACAATGCCGACTCAACCGCATCAGAAATTGAAAGCATCCTAAAATATGATCCGGGATTGACCGCCAATATTTTAAAATTGACCAACTCAGCCTATTTTGGCATCCCTACCCGCATCAGTTCGGTTAAGCAGGCCATCGTTTTGTTGGGTTGGAAGCGACTCTTGCAGGTGGTGACGACCATCTGCATGAGTCCGCTGATGAATAAAACGATCCCCGGATACGATCTTCCCAGAGGAGCCCTCTGGCAGCATTCGGTGGCCGTATCGGTGGCAGCAGAGATTCTGGTTAAAGAGCTGAAAATACCCGACGCCGATGAAGTTTTTACCGCGGCGCTGTTGCATGACGTGGGCAAATTAATTCTGGGCGGGTTTGTCAAAGAAGATCTGCAAAATATCGAAGACATGGTAACCAAAGGCATTGCCTTCGACGTGGCAGAATCCATGGTACTGGGAACCAACCATGCTGAAATCGGCGGCCAGATATTGGATAAATGGTCTTTTCCATCAGATCTGGTCAGTGCGGTTCAGTGGCACCATGATCCGGAATCCTGCGAGGAACATTGCAATCTGAGCGACATTGTGCACGTGGCCAACACCATGGGCATCATGACCGGTTTTGGAAAAATCGATCAGGATCTTGCTTTGGAGCACTTCGGACCGGTAGCGGATCGACTGGGGCTGGCACCTGAAAATCTCGAAAAAATGGCCCAACAAACAGCGACGTATGTCAAGAAACTGATGACCACCTGGAACTAA
- a CDS encoding ribonuclease catalytic domain-containing protein → MESGCIVEYIDRQKITCAVVLEVKNQRLRLLTENNREVNLSRKRLLHHDKMRLDLTLGRDQMVETLKQVVRKREQLIDHIDIRDLWEVLNTEQNWIDLRTMTEFCFPESASGDHEAAVMRALFNDRLYFKFNPDGFRPNSEKQVELLAAQRKQAERKRKLIESGGSWLKWMLNSDPSKVPSFADADTQEFSDILRSYYLFGKDSNDYTIAKAMAAKAGVERIEEIFRVLVKLGVFDENENIELLRCQVSAGFSEMVLTRAAQIVSANPVLSAAPERSDLTDMSLMTIDGQGTLDFDDAISIETTADGFRLGVHIADVGHFIPKKDVVDQEALSRGSSIYMPDLKISMLPSVLAEGLCSLKAGELRPAISIMIGLSPQAEVLNYEIIQSLIKVKDQLTYFDVNSAADESQDIRILRDIAQRFRQKRLDDGAVQITVPEISIWVNEHREVSVNQVNRESPGRMLVSELMIMANWLMANYLKERQIPAIFRSQRKPRERLYKKNAGTLFQNWMQRRLLSRFVLDAKPDTHSGLGLDAYITATSPIRKYSDLTNQRQIRAALGLETAYTAEEIADIIKSLELPMSHVGRFQYTRHRYWLLKYLENQIGQKEEAIVLHRARRNYQILLNHYMLECDLPISSGIELKPEDLIQVTIQRVSARQDIIQVAIG, encoded by the coding sequence ATGGAATCAGGATGTATTGTTGAATATATTGACCGCCAGAAAATAACGTGCGCCGTGGTTCTTGAAGTCAAGAATCAGCGGCTACGCTTGTTAACCGAAAACAATCGCGAGGTCAACCTTTCCCGCAAACGATTGCTGCACCATGATAAAATGCGTCTCGATCTCACATTGGGCAGAGATCAAATGGTTGAGACCTTGAAGCAAGTTGTTCGCAAACGCGAACAATTGATTGACCATATTGATATCCGTGATCTGTGGGAAGTGCTCAACACAGAGCAGAACTGGATCGATCTGAGGACCATGACCGAATTCTGCTTTCCGGAAAGCGCCTCAGGTGACCATGAAGCAGCGGTGATGCGCGCTTTATTTAATGATCGGCTGTATTTTAAATTTAACCCCGATGGTTTCCGGCCCAACTCCGAAAAACAGGTCGAGCTGCTCGCTGCCCAACGCAAACAGGCCGAGCGAAAACGCAAACTGATTGAAAGCGGGGGCAGCTGGCTTAAGTGGATGTTAAACTCGGACCCATCCAAGGTGCCTTCCTTTGCAGATGCAGATACCCAGGAATTTAGCGACATTTTAAGATCTTATTATCTTTTTGGCAAAGATAGCAATGATTATACAATTGCCAAGGCCATGGCGGCCAAAGCCGGTGTTGAGCGCATCGAGGAGATTTTTCGGGTCCTGGTGAAGCTGGGTGTGTTTGATGAAAATGAAAATATTGAATTGTTGCGCTGCCAGGTATCGGCTGGATTTTCGGAAATGGTGTTGACGCGTGCGGCGCAGATTGTCAGCGCAAACCCGGTGCTTTCCGCTGCACCAGAGCGCAGCGATCTGACCGATATGTCCCTGATGACCATCGATGGCCAGGGAACCCTGGATTTCGATGATGCCATCAGCATTGAAACAACTGCTGATGGATTTCGACTGGGTGTTCACATCGCCGATGTAGGCCATTTTATACCCAAAAAGGATGTGGTTGACCAGGAAGCGCTATCGCGCGGCAGCTCCATTTACATGCCGGATCTTAAGATATCCATGCTGCCGTCGGTTCTAGCGGAAGGTCTTTGCAGCTTGAAAGCCGGCGAGCTGCGCCCGGCCATCAGCATTATGATTGGATTGAGCCCGCAAGCTGAGGTCTTGAACTATGAAATTATACAAAGTTTGATAAAGGTCAAAGATCAGCTGACCTATTTTGATGTTAATAGTGCCGCAGATGAGAGTCAGGATATACGCATTTTGCGCGATATTGCCCAGAGATTTCGCCAAAAAAGACTGGATGATGGGGCTGTTCAAATTACGGTGCCGGAAATCAGCATCTGGGTCAATGAGCACCGGGAAGTTTCTGTAAACCAAGTTAATCGGGAAAGTCCGGGCAGAATGCTGGTTTCAGAGCTAATGATCATGGCCAACTGGTTAATGGCCAATTATTTAAAAGAACGCCAAATACCCGCCATTTTCAGGTCGCAGCGCAAGCCCCGAGAACGCTTATACAAGAAAAATGCCGGTACGCTTTTTCAAAACTGGATGCAGCGCAGACTCCTTAGCCGTTTTGTTTTGGATGCCAAACCGGATACCCATTCGGGTCTGGGACTGGATGCTTATATCACGGCAACCTCGCCCATTCGGAAATATTCGGATTTAACCAATCAGCGCCAGATTAGAGCCGCGTTGGGGCTGGAAACAGCTTATACCGCCGAAGAAATCGCGGATATCATTAAATCCCTTGAGTTGCCCATGAGCCATGTCGGCCGTTTTCAATACACCCGCCATAGATATTGGCTCTTAAAATATCTTGAAAATCAAATCGGGCAAAAAGAAGAGGCCATCGTTTTGCATCGGGCCCGCCGAAATTACCAGATCCTGTTGAACCATTACATGTTGGAGTGCGATTTGCCTATATCGAGCGGCATCGAGTTAAAACCGGAAGATTTGATCCAGGTGACGATTCAGCGGGTTAGTGCTAGGCAAGACATCATCCAAGTGGCCATCGGCTAG
- the xdhB gene encoding xanthine dehydrogenase FAD-binding subunit XdhB: protein MFNFKSYSKAGSVQEAIQLLEQNPAAHLIAGGTDMLVKLHKGKAQFDHLVDIHDIAELNYITQNDAGDIIIGPLACFTHVAESELICKHIPVLAEAVLTIGGPQVRNMATIGGNLCNGVPSADSATPLIALNATVTIDGGNGSRQMPLESFFLGPSQVAVKQHEILTAITITRDNYTGYFGHFHKYAMRDAMDISTIGCSAVCKIKDGILQDLRLAFGVAAPVPIRCKGTEDKVRGRKITSKLLDDIATAVPADVRPRTSWRAAKEFRLQIITTLAQRVVEQAVLKAGGIIQ, encoded by the coding sequence ATGTTTAATTTTAAGAGCTATTCCAAGGCCGGCAGTGTTCAAGAGGCGATTCAGCTCTTAGAGCAAAATCCCGCGGCGCATCTGATTGCCGGTGGCACCGATATGCTGGTCAAACTGCACAAGGGCAAAGCGCAGTTTGATCACCTGGTGGATATTCACGATATCGCCGAGCTCAATTATATCACCCAAAACGATGCGGGCGATATCATCATTGGACCTCTGGCGTGCTTTACGCATGTGGCTGAATCCGAGTTGATTTGCAAGCACATACCGGTCTTAGCCGAAGCCGTCCTTACCATCGGCGGGCCTCAGGTTCGAAACATGGCAACCATCGGCGGTAATCTATGCAACGGTGTGCCCAGTGCCGACAGCGCCACACCCCTGATCGCCCTTAATGCCACTGTGACCATTGACGGTGGAAATGGTTCCCGCCAAATGCCTTTGGAATCATTTTTTCTGGGTCCCAGCCAGGTGGCGGTCAAACAACATGAAATACTGACCGCGATTACCATTACCCGGGACAACTATACTGGCTATTTTGGGCATTTTCATAAGTATGCCATGCGGGATGCTATGGATATTTCCACCATCGGCTGTTCAGCGGTTTGCAAGATTAAAGATGGCATCCTACAAGACCTTCGGCTGGCCTTTGGGGTGGCCGCACCTGTTCCCATTCGCTGCAAAGGGACTGAAGATAAAGTTCGGGGCCGGAAGATCACATCGAAACTGTTGGATGATATTGCCACGGCTGTGCCGGCTGATGTTCGCCCGCGGACATCCTGGCGGGCGGCCAAGGAATTCCGGCTGCAAATCATCACCACTCTGGCCCAGCGGGTTGTGGAGCAGGCAGTATTGAAGGCGGGAGGAATCATACAGTGA
- a CDS encoding ABC transporter ATP-binding protein has protein sequence MKTITLIKPYFRENRWKIAIGLFSLIIVDVLQLFIPRIIKWAVDGLTVLQIDVGQLMRYAVYMAVIAIWIGIFRYVWRRCLLGTSRRVEEGLRNRLFTHIQTLSASYFDKTQTGDLMAHATNDIQQVRMATGMGMVALNDAVVLGAAAIGFMLYINVTLTLFVLIPMPLITIATKIFSKQMHQRYQRVQATFADLTEVIRERFAGIRIIKAHNHKQKAAARVESVSRDYVKENLGLVKIVGSFFPMMLLFTNLSLAIVLYLGGRQTIAQTITPGDFVAFISYLALLTWPMMALGWVTNLIQRGRASLDRLNQILKTRPEIKDLKGAKELDRFDGRIVFDSVDFSYAPNGNHSPAALSGISLIIEPGTVLGIVGPPGSGKTTLVNLIPRRYEVSGGSIQIDGHDIRSLKIGSLRSQIAFMPQEPFLFAGTVRENITFDHLATSESRLQKVTQKAAVYDTIQAFPNNYDTLVGEKGVILSGGQKQRIALARVFNQDAGILILDDPISQVDLATGKAIIETLKSMIGQKTIIIVSHRISAVRFADQIIALEQGRIIEQGTHQDLVATDRYYARAFHLQELEEDLNAS, from the coding sequence ATGAAAACCATTACTCTCATCAAGCCTTATTTTAGAGAAAATCGCTGGAAAATTGCCATCGGTCTGTTCAGCTTAATTATCGTTGACGTGCTGCAGCTGTTTATACCGCGCATTATCAAATGGGCCGTAGATGGGCTGACCGTTTTGCAAATCGACGTGGGCCAGCTGATGCGCTATGCGGTTTATATGGCCGTGATTGCCATTTGGATTGGCATATTTCGTTATGTGTGGCGGCGTTGCTTGCTGGGAACATCGCGACGCGTTGAAGAGGGATTGCGTAACCGTCTGTTTACCCATATCCAGACGCTGTCTGCCTCTTATTTTGATAAGACTCAGACCGGCGATTTAATGGCCCATGCCACCAATGATATTCAACAGGTCCGAATGGCCACCGGAATGGGAATGGTGGCATTAAATGATGCCGTTGTATTGGGTGCAGCCGCGATTGGATTTATGCTCTACATCAATGTTACCTTGACCCTTTTTGTCCTGATCCCCATGCCGTTGATTACCATCGCGACCAAAATTTTCAGCAAACAAATGCACCAGCGCTATCAGCGTGTTCAAGCCACCTTTGCTGACTTAACCGAGGTCATTCGAGAACGTTTCGCCGGTATTCGCATTATCAAAGCCCACAACCATAAGCAAAAAGCAGCCGCCCGGGTAGAAAGCGTCTCACGAGACTATGTCAAAGAGAACCTGGGTCTGGTCAAAATTGTGGGTTCCTTTTTTCCGATGATGTTGCTGTTTACCAATTTGAGTTTGGCCATCGTACTGTATCTGGGTGGACGCCAGACGATCGCTCAGACCATCACACCCGGAGACTTTGTGGCCTTCATCAGCTATTTGGCGCTATTGACCTGGCCGATGATGGCCCTTGGTTGGGTAACCAACTTGATTCAAAGAGGGCGCGCTTCACTGGATCGCTTAAATCAAATTCTAAAGACCCGTCCTGAAATAAAGGATCTTAAGGGTGCCAAGGAGCTCGATCGGTTTGACGGTCGCATTGTCTTTGATAGCGTTGATTTCTCATATGCACCGAATGGTAACCACAGCCCGGCGGCACTTTCGGGGATATCGCTGATAATTGAGCCCGGAACCGTTCTCGGTATTGTCGGCCCGCCGGGCAGCGGTAAAACAACCCTGGTGAATCTGATACCCAGACGATATGAGGTGTCCGGCGGCAGCATCCAGATTGACGGCCATGACATCCGATCGCTGAAAATTGGCAGTTTAAGATCACAGATCGCCTTCATGCCCCAAGAGCCCTTTTTGTTTGCCGGAACCGTCAGGGAAAATATCACTTTTGACCATCTGGCGACGTCCGAATCCCGGCTGCAGAAGGTGACCCAGAAAGCTGCCGTTTACGATACGATCCAGGCATTTCCCAATAACTATGACACACTGGTCGGTGAAAAAGGCGTGATTCTATCCGGCGGTCAAAAACAACGTATTGCCCTGGCGCGGGTATTCAACCAGGATGCCGGCATATTAATTTTGGATGACCCCATTAGCCAGGTGGATCTGGCTACCGGAAAAGCCATCATCGAAACGCTCAAATCAATGATCGGCCAAAAAACGATCATCATCGTATCCCATCGCATTTCCGCCGTTCGTTTTGCGGACCAGATCATCGCCCTCGAGCAGGGACGCATTATCGAGCAGGGCACCCACCAGGATTTGGTCGCAACCGATCGATATTACGCCAGAGCATTTCATTTGCAGGAATTGGAAGAGGACCTGAATGCATCCTGA
- a CDS encoding formate--tetrahydrofolate ligase, whose translation MAYDAVKMADWQISEAAEKNMPTPEEWQEKLGLEKNEILPMGRLAKLDFLKIIDRLKDKPDGKYIEVTAITPTPLGEGKSTTSCGLMEGLGKRGKNVGGALRQPSGGPTMNVKGTAAGGGNSLLIPMTEFSLGLTGDINDIMNAHNLAMVALTARMQHERNYSDEQLDRLTRMARLNIDPTRVEMGWIIDFCAQALRNIIIGIGGRFDGFTMQSKFGIAVGSECMAILSIIRDLADLKERLNNITVAFDKSGKPITTGDLECGNAMTAFMRNTINPTMMCTAEYNPCMVHAGPFANIAVGQSSIIADRVGLKLFDYHVTESGFGADIGFEKFWNVKSRFSGLKPHVSVLTTTIRALKSHGGGPKVTPGIAMPEEYTKENVGMVEKGCVNMVHHINTIRKAGINPVVCINRFYTDTDEECKVVRAAAEAAGARCAESKHWELGGDGALEFADAVVEACEEENDFKFLYPLEMKLRDRVDIIAKEVYGADGVAWTPEAEAKAKMLEDDPKYADFTTMMVKTHLSLSHDPTLKGAPKGWTLPVRDVLIYSGAKFLCPCAGTISLMPGTGSDPAFRRVDVDVNTGQVSGLF comes from the coding sequence ATGGCTTATGATGCAGTAAAGATGGCAGACTGGCAAATTTCGGAGGCGGCAGAAAAGAACATGCCGACACCGGAAGAATGGCAGGAAAAATTGGGTCTTGAGAAGAATGAAATTCTTCCGATGGGCCGACTGGCGAAACTCGATTTTCTTAAAATTATCGACCGGCTCAAAGACAAGCCGGACGGCAAATACATTGAGGTGACCGCCATCACACCGACCCCGCTCGGAGAGGGCAAAAGCACCACCTCCTGCGGTTTGATGGAAGGTCTCGGCAAGCGCGGCAAGAATGTGGGCGGCGCGCTGCGTCAGCCCTCCGGTGGGCCCACCATGAATGTCAAGGGAACTGCGGCCGGCGGCGGCAACTCCCTGCTGATTCCGATGACCGAATTTTCCCTGGGTTTGACCGGTGATATCAACGACATCATGAACGCCCACAACCTGGCAATGGTGGCCTTGACCGCGCGCATGCAGCATGAGCGCAACTACTCCGATGAACAACTGGACCGCTTGACGCGCATGGCGCGCCTGAACATCGATCCCACTCGTGTGGAGATGGGCTGGATCATCGACTTCTGTGCCCAGGCCCTGCGCAACATCATTATCGGTATCGGGGGCCGCTTCGACGGATTCACCATGCAGTCCAAGTTCGGGATCGCCGTGGGCTCTGAGTGCATGGCCATTCTGTCGATTATCCGCGATCTGGCCGACCTCAAAGAACGGCTCAACAACATCACAGTGGCCTTCGATAAGAGCGGCAAGCCCATCACGACGGGCGATCTGGAATGCGGCAACGCCATGACCGCTTTTATGCGCAACACCATCAACCCCACCATGATGTGCACCGCCGAATACAACCCCTGCATGGTGCATGCCGGACCGTTCGCCAATATCGCCGTCGGTCAGTCTTCGATTATCGCCGACCGCGTCGGCCTGAAACTGTTCGACTACCATGTCACCGAGTCGGGTTTCGGTGCTGATATCGGCTTCGAAAAATTCTGGAACGTCAAATCCCGCTTCAGCGGTTTGAAACCGCATGTATCCGTATTGACCACCACCATCCGCGCGCTGAAGAGCCACGGCGGCGGCCCCAAAGTGACGCCGGGCATCGCCATGCCGGAAGAATACACCAAAGAAAACGTCGGAATGGTTGAAAAAGGCTGCGTGAACATGGTGCATCACATCAACACCATCCGTAAGGCCGGCATCAACCCGGTGGTTTGTATCAACCGCTTCTACACCGATACGGATGAAGAATGTAAGGTGGTGCGTGCAGCAGCTGAGGCGGCCGGTGCCCGCTGTGCTGAGTCCAAGCACTGGGAGCTGGGTGGCGACGGCGCCCTGGAATTTGCCGATGCCGTGGTCGAAGCCTGTGAAGAGGAAAACGACTTCAAATTCCTCTATCCGCTGGAGATGAAACTGCGCGACCGCGTCGACATCATCGCCAAAGAAGTCTACGGTGCCGACGGTGTGGCCTGGACTCCAGAAGCCGAGGCCAAGGCCAAAATGCTCGAGGACGACCCCAAGTACGCCGACTTTACAACCATGATGGTCAAAACCCACCTGAGCCTGAGCCACGACCCGACGCTCAAGGGTGCGCCCAAAGGCTGGACGCTGCCCGTGCGGGACGTGCTGATTTATTCCGGCGCCAAATTTCTGTGCCCCTGCGCCGGCACCATCAGCCTGATGCCCGGCACCGGCTCCGACCCGGCTTTCAGACGGGTGGATGTTGACGTCAATACCGGACAGGTGTCCGGATTGTTCTAA
- the xdhC gene encoding xanthine dehydrogenase iron sulfur-binding subunit XdhC yields the protein MNHKITLTVNGKPKEISVDVRQSLLEVLREQIGLLSVKQGCAVGECGACTVLIDDVPIDACLYLAVWADGKSIRTVEGESRDDKLSRVQQSFVDEGAVQCGICTPGFVMAATSLVEKHKQQKVSRYEIRRGLAGNLCRCTGYDTIVSAVQKCLDDDD from the coding sequence GTGAATCATAAAATTACCCTTACGGTAAACGGTAAGCCAAAAGAAATCAGCGTTGATGTACGACAATCTTTGCTGGAAGTCCTACGGGAACAGATAGGACTGCTGAGCGTCAAGCAGGGATGTGCTGTGGGTGAATGCGGCGCCTGTACGGTTTTAATCGATGATGTGCCCATCGATGCCTGCCTGTATCTGGCGGTTTGGGCCGACGGCAAGTCCATTCGCACGGTGGAGGGCGAAAGCCGCGACGATAAACTATCCCGGGTGCAACAAAGCTTTGTGGATGAAGGTGCGGTGCAGTGTGGCATTTGTACACCCGGATTTGTAATGGCGGCCACATCATTGGTCGAAAAACACAAGCAGCAAAAAGTCAGCCGCTATGAGATCCGGCGCGGTCTGGCCGGCAACCTTTGCCGCTGCACGGGTTATGACACGATCGTAAGCGCCGTGCAAAAATGTCTGGATGATGACGATTAA